Proteins found in one Orcinus orca chromosome 11, mOrcOrc1.1, whole genome shotgun sequence genomic segment:
- the LOC101280170 gene encoding protein FAM50A-like, translating into MAQYKGAASEAGRAMHLMKKREKQHEQMEQMKQRIAEENIMKSNIDKKFSVHYDAVEAELKSSTVGLVTLNDMKAKQEALVKEREKQLAKKEQSKELQLKLEKLREKERQKEAKRKISSLSFTLEEEDEAGNEEALKREEITKKRKLGKNPDVDTSFLRDRDREEEENRLREELRQEWEAKQEKIKSEEIEITFSYWDGSGHRRTVKMKKGNTMQQFLEKALEILRKDFSELRSAGVDKLMYIKEDLIIPHHHSFYDFIVTKARGKSGPLFNFDVHDDVRLLSDATVEKDESHAGKVVLRSWYEKNKHIFPASRWEPYDPEKKWDKYTIR; encoded by the coding sequence ATGGCGCAGTACAAGGGTGCCGCAAGCGAGGCAGGCCGCGCCATGCACCTGATGAAGAAGCGGGAGAAGCAGCACGAGCAGATGGAGCAGATGAAGCAGAGGATCGCGGAGGAGAACATAATGAAATCCAACATTGACAAGAAGTTCTCTGTGCACTACGATGCCGTGGAGGCGGAGCTCAAGTCCAGCACCGTGGGTCTTGTGACCCTGAACGACATGAAAGCTAAGCAGGAGGCCCTGGTGAAGGAGCGGGAGAAGCAGCTGGCCAAGAAGGAGCAGTCGAAGGAGCTGCAGCTGAAGCTGGAGAAGCTGCGAGAGAAGGAGCGCCAGAAGGAGGCCAAGCGGAAGATCTCCAGCCTGTCCTTCACCCTGGAGGAAGAGGATGAGGCAGGCAACGAAGAGGCGCTGAAGAGGGAAGAGAtcacaaaaaagaggaaactggggAAGAACCCAGATGTGGACACGAGCTTCTTGCGTGACCGAGaccgggaggaggaggagaatcgGCTCCGGGAGGAGCTACGGCAGGAGTGGGAAGCCAAGCAGGAGAAGATCAAGAGCGAGGAGATCGAGATCACCTTCAGTTACTGGGATGGCTCTGGGCACCGGCGTACAGTCAAGATGAAAAAGGGCAACACTATGCAGCAGTTCCTGGAGAAGGCCCTCGAGATCCTGCGCAAAGACTTCAGCGAGCTAAGGTCGGCAGGGGTGGATAAGCTCATGTACATCAAGGAGGACCTAATCATACCCCACCACCACAGCTTCTATGACTTCATCGTCACCAAGGCACGAGGGAAGAGCGGGCCCCTCTTCAATTTCGACGTTCACGATGACGTGCGGTTGCTCAGCGACGCCACCGTGGAGAAGGACGAGTCGCACGCGGGCAAGGTGGTGCTGCGGAGCTGGTACGAGAAGAACAAGCACATCTTCCCCGCCAGCCGCTGGGAGCCCTACGACCCTGAGAAGAAGTGGGACAAGTACACGATCCGGTGA